The Phycisphaerae bacterium genome includes a region encoding these proteins:
- a CDS encoding ATP-binding protein has product MAGTHPDGTDEKATLPDPKYDLGFTGERVLTCLSLGLVVFDRNLNIIHHNPAAEYLVSGCRSIAEALARGTVDARYQDWRQALMGVIERGREQRFDQVVRQDNQQGERLLNLLCIPWARESGGEVSGGILVIEDVTAVVGMEKRLAVSERMAAVGNLAARVAHELNNPLDGILRYINLALRAGEIGRPEKITEYLTQARGGLLRMTEIVRELVEFSRSTAAAFDDAGINTIVDEAVKVMSDKAVAAGVSIVCTLSEDVPAVRGTNLFQVFCNLIKNAIDAMPNGGTLTIATQVVDGEAIIRFEDNGIGLPEEMDRIFEPFFTTKPPGKGTGLGLPICKDIVEKYNGKIIPQRRPQGGTAFTIRLPLQSCTAMRPSAGSGAVRSRFSRAPREAKT; this is encoded by the coding sequence ATGGCCGGAACACATCCGGATGGAACCGACGAAAAAGCGACTCTCCCGGACCCGAAGTACGACTTGGGCTTCACCGGAGAGCGGGTCCTGACCTGCCTCTCGCTGGGCTTAGTGGTCTTCGACCGCAACCTCAACATCATCCACCACAATCCCGCCGCAGAGTATCTGGTCTCGGGTTGCCGCTCGATCGCAGAGGCCCTTGCGAGAGGAACCGTCGACGCGCGGTACCAGGACTGGCGACAAGCACTGATGGGCGTCATTGAGCGGGGGCGGGAACAACGATTCGACCAGGTTGTCCGGCAGGACAACCAGCAGGGCGAGCGGTTGCTGAATCTGCTTTGCATTCCTTGGGCACGCGAAAGCGGAGGGGAAGTCAGCGGGGGCATTCTGGTTATTGAGGACGTCACCGCCGTGGTGGGCATGGAGAAGCGGCTGGCGGTCTCGGAGCGGATGGCGGCGGTGGGGAATCTTGCCGCTAGAGTGGCCCATGAGTTGAACAATCCTCTGGACGGCATTCTTCGATACATCAACCTGGCCTTGCGAGCCGGTGAGATCGGCCGACCGGAGAAGATCACGGAGTATCTGACTCAGGCCCGCGGCGGGCTGCTGCGGATGACCGAGATCGTGCGCGAACTCGTCGAGTTCTCGCGGAGTACGGCCGCCGCTTTTGACGATGCGGGGATCAACACCATCGTCGACGAGGCGGTAAAAGTGATGTCCGATAAGGCGGTTGCCGCGGGCGTCTCCATCGTCTGCACCCTCAGCGAAGACGTGCCGGCCGTTCGCGGTACCAACCTTTTCCAGGTGTTCTGCAACCTGATCAAGAACGCGATCGACGCCATGCCGAACGGTGGTACGCTCACGATCGCCACGCAGGTTGTAGACGGGGAGGCAATCATTCGCTTTGAGGACAACGGAATTGGGCTGCCGGAGGAGATGGATAGGATCTTTGAGCCGTTTTTCACTACCAAGCCTCCGGGCAAGGGAACGGGTCTCGGATTGCCCATCTGCAAGGATATTGTGGAGAAGTATAACGGTAAGATCATTCCGCAGCGCAGGCCCCAGGGCGGAACGGCGTTCACCATTCGACTACCTCTGCAAAGCTGCACCGCGATGCGTCCGAGTGCCGGCTCCGGGGCGGTCAGGTCTAGGTTCTCAAGAGCCCCTAGGGAGGCGAAGACGTGA